One Chroococcidiopsis sp. TS-821 genomic window carries:
- the nblR gene encoding response regulator transcription factor NblR — MSTAEAERSPCVLVVETDETLAEQVSLDLQESGYEAVIATDAYSGMQYSREMQPALIVVDRMLAGESGLELCTHLRKAGARVPVLVLMARDTVDDRIACLEAGADDYFLKPYRSEEFLQMVRLYLQPDTGVTEQLRFGDLVLDLGTRRAIRHGKALDLTMKEFELLKYLMEHPREVLTREQILENVWGYDFMGESNVIEVYIRYLRLKIEDEGHRRLIQTVRGVGYVLRES; from the coding sequence ATGAGTACGGCAGAGGCTGAACGCAGTCCATGTGTTCTAGTAGTCGAAACTGATGAGACTTTAGCAGAGCAAGTGAGTCTTGACCTACAAGAATCAGGCTACGAAGCAGTAATTGCTACTGACGCTTATAGTGGGATGCAATACTCGCGAGAAATGCAACCTGCTTTGATTGTTGTAGATCGCATGCTCGCTGGCGAATCAGGGTTAGAGTTATGTACTCATCTGCGTAAAGCAGGAGCGCGCGTACCTGTATTAGTCTTGATGGCAAGAGATACAGTTGACGATCGCATAGCTTGTTTAGAAGCGGGAGCCGATGACTATTTTCTCAAACCTTACCGCTCGGAAGAATTTTTGCAGATGGTGCGCCTCTATTTACAACCTGATACAGGCGTAACCGAACAACTGCGCTTTGGCGATCTCGTTCTAGATTTAGGGACGCGTCGCGCTATTCGTCATGGCAAAGCGCTGGATCTGACAATGAAGGAGTTTGAACTGCTCAAGTATTTGATGGAACATCCGCGTGAAGTTTTAACTCGCGAACAAATTCTCGAAAATGTTTGGGGTTATGATTTCATGGGAGAATCGAATGTCATTGAAGTTTATATTCGTTATTTACGCCTCAAGATAGAAGACGAAGGACATAGACGTCTTATTCAAACCGTGCGGGGTGTGGGCTACGTTTTACGAGAATCGTAA
- a CDS encoding GNAT family N-acetyltransferase, which produces MNCIIRPLMIEDEPFLWEMLYQALYIPKGQSAPPRDVVSLPEACYVRGWGREGDCGLASDAITKQPIGAVWLRLLVGNRKGYGYVDDGTPELSIAVYPEYRGQGVGTNC; this is translated from the coding sequence ATGAACTGCATTATTCGACCGCTGATGATTGAAGATGAGCCGTTTTTGTGGGAAATGTTGTATCAGGCACTTTACATCCCCAAAGGGCAATCTGCGCCACCGCGCGATGTCGTTAGCCTCCCAGAAGCTTGTTATGTTCGAGGTTGGGGACGTGAAGGCGATTGTGGTCTCGCTAGCGATGCGATAACAAAACAACCGATCGGCGCGGTGTGGTTGCGCTTACTCGTAGGCAATCGTAAAGGTTATGGTTATGTAGATGATGGCACGCCTGAACTGAGCATTGCTGTATATCCTGAATATCGCGGTCAAGGTGTAGGCACCAACTGCTGA
- a CDS encoding DUF2949 domain-containing protein, whose product MSPANYSKFIDFLQKDLSISAASIDVALRHREQDPGPLPMILWQYGLVTLDQLNQIYDWLESAAV is encoded by the coding sequence ATGTCACCCGCAAACTACTCAAAATTCATCGATTTTCTCCAAAAAGATTTATCGATATCTGCTGCTTCAATTGACGTCGCTTTACGCCATCGCGAGCAAGATCCAGGTCCATTACCCATGATTCTGTGGCAATATGGTCTAGTGACGTTAGATCAACTCAATCAAATCTACGATTGGTTGGAAAGCGCAGCAGTATAG
- a CDS encoding alanine--glyoxylate aminotransferase family protein, with translation MQDKLMLMIPGPTPVPEAALLALAKHPIGHRTSEFSNILAEVTENLKWLHQTQSDVMLLTTSGTGAVEAGMINFLSPGDRILVGCNGKFGERWAEVGEAYSLNVERITAEWGQPLDPQAFAEKLEADKEKQIKAVVVTHSETSTGVLNDLETINRHVKNHGEALIIVDAVTSLGAVNVPMDAWGLDVVASGSQKGYMIPPGLGIVAVSPKAWDAYKTAKLPRYYLDLGKYRKATAKNTTPFTPPVNMIFALHATLRMMKQEGLEGIFARHQRLMNATRAGIKGLNLPLFVSDDCGSPAITAVAPEGIEADQVRAIMKKRFDIALAGGQDHLSNKIFRIGHLGFVSDRDILSAISALEVAMHELGYENFTPGAGVAAAARVFAQS, from the coding sequence ATGCAAGACAAGCTGATGCTGATGATTCCTGGTCCCACTCCGGTACCAGAGGCGGCGCTACTCGCGTTAGCCAAGCACCCCATTGGTCATCGTACCAGTGAATTTAGCAACATTTTGGCAGAGGTGACAGAAAACCTTAAGTGGCTGCACCAAACGCAAAGCGATGTGATGCTGCTGACAACCAGCGGTACAGGTGCAGTCGAAGCTGGAATGATTAATTTTTTGAGTCCTGGCGATCGCATTTTAGTCGGTTGTAACGGTAAGTTTGGCGAACGCTGGGCGGAAGTTGGTGAAGCTTATAGTTTGAATGTCGAAAGAATAACTGCTGAGTGGGGACAACCCCTCGATCCGCAGGCGTTTGCGGAAAAACTTGAAGCTGACAAAGAAAAACAAATCAAAGCTGTCGTCGTTACGCACAGCGAAACATCAACAGGCGTACTCAATGACCTAGAAACAATTAACCGCCATGTTAAAAATCACGGTGAAGCACTGATTATTGTCGATGCTGTGACAAGCTTGGGTGCGGTTAATGTACCAATGGATGCTTGGGGTTTAGATGTCGTTGCTTCTGGCTCGCAAAAAGGTTACATGATTCCTCCAGGATTGGGAATCGTTGCGGTTAGCCCCAAAGCTTGGGACGCGTACAAAACCGCGAAACTACCCCGCTACTACCTCGATTTGGGTAAATATCGCAAAGCAACTGCGAAAAATACAACTCCGTTTACGCCACCGGTCAATATGATCTTTGCTTTACACGCAACGCTGCGGATGATGAAGCAAGAGGGATTAGAAGGAATCTTCGCCCGCCATCAAAGATTAATGAATGCAACCCGCGCTGGAATTAAAGGCTTAAATCTACCTTTGTTTGTCAGCGATGATTGTGGAAGTCCTGCGATTACTGCGGTAGCACCCGAAGGAATTGAAGCGGATCAGGTGCGTGCCATTATGAAAAAGCGTTTTGATATTGCTTTAGCTGGCGGACAAGACCACCTCAGTAATAAAATTTTCCGGATCGGACATCTGGGCTTTGTGAGCGATCGCGATATTCTCAGTGCGATTTCAGCACTTGAAGTTGCCATGCACGAACTCGGTTACGAAAACTTCACTCCTGGTGCGGGTGTGGCTGCTGCAGCAAGGGTTTTTGCTCAATCGTAG
- a CDS encoding DUF192 domain-containing protein — MSRGSTVLGIILGTMMLGCSTPTPAVSPTVTPLAQQSVNAGQKLPITAVATIAGRKINLEVARTPQEQAIGLMHRDTIADDRGMLFVFEPARPVGFWMKNVRFPLDMIFLENGRVKAIAPAVPPCQAEPCPTYGPETPVNQVIELRGGRAAELGIRVGDRLDIRFLDS; from the coding sequence GTGAGTCGTGGTTCTACTGTCCTCGGCATAATTTTAGGAACTATGATGCTGGGTTGTTCCACACCAACGCCCGCAGTATCGCCAACCGTGACACCTCTGGCGCAACAATCTGTAAATGCTGGTCAAAAGCTGCCCATTACCGCCGTAGCAACGATCGCCGGACGTAAAATTAACTTGGAAGTCGCTCGGACACCTCAAGAACAAGCAATCGGATTAATGCATCGCGACACGATAGCCGACGATCGCGGAATGCTGTTTGTCTTCGAACCGGCGCGCCCAGTCGGTTTTTGGATGAAAAATGTCCGATTTCCGCTTGACATGATTTTTTTAGAAAATGGACGCGTGAAAGCGATCGCACCTGCTGTACCGCCTTGTCAAGCTGAACCCTGTCCGACGTATGGTCCCGAAACACCTGTTAATCAAGTAATTGAACTGCGTGGAGGACGCGCCGCTGAACTCGGAATTCGCGTCGGCGATCGTCTAGATATTCGCTTTTTAGACTCGTAA
- a CDS encoding SRPBCC domain-containing protein: protein MKQLNTHIEINAAASKVWKILTDFDSYPQWNPFIRFVRGEVKKGARLEVQLQPPGGNPMTFRPTVLVAEPERELRWLGRLLLPGIFDGEHCFQIESRDRDRIRFIHSEVFSGLLVPFLANSLDTKTKSGFEKMNQALKARAES from the coding sequence GTGAAGCAGTTAAACACCCACATTGAAATTAATGCTGCGGCTAGCAAGGTTTGGAAAATCTTGACTGACTTTGATAGTTATCCACAATGGAACCCGTTTATTCGCTTTGTGCGCGGTGAGGTGAAAAAAGGGGCGCGGCTAGAAGTACAACTGCAACCACCAGGGGGAAACCCGATGACATTTCGCCCCACAGTTTTGGTTGCTGAACCTGAACGAGAATTGCGTTGGTTAGGGCGGTTGCTTTTACCAGGAATTTTTGATGGCGAACATTGTTTTCAAATTGAGTCGCGAGACCGCGATCGCATTCGATTTATCCACAGCGAAGTTTTCTCAGGGTTACTCGTTCCCTTTTTAGCAAACAGCTTAGACACGAAAACTAAAAGTGGTTTTGAAAAGATGAATCAAGCACTCAAAGCCCGCGCAGAAAGTTGA
- the trpC gene encoding indole-3-glycerol phosphate synthase TrpC produces the protein MQIRRRPPNPSVDIRNLRYQVALPDAEPQNILEKIVWHKETEVDQMREKLPLVELQRKALAAPPTRDFMSALRQGKTTPALIAEVKKASPSKGVFREDFDPVAIAQSYAQGGASCLSVLTDEKFFQGSFNNLALIRGAVDLPLLCKDFIIYPYQMYMARIRGADAVLLIAAILSDQDLQYFVKIATALKMAVLVEVHTLQELDRVLAIDGVQLVGINNRNLEDFTVDLQTTCALLEARGEELRSRNILVVSESGLHTPADLQVVARAGAAAVLIGESLVKQSDPQAAIAALFTTQ, from the coding sequence ATGCAAATTCGCCGTCGTCCACCAAATCCATCTGTAGACATCCGCAACTTGCGCTATCAGGTTGCACTGCCTGATGCTGAGCCACAAAATATCTTAGAAAAAATTGTCTGGCATAAAGAAACTGAAGTCGATCAAATGCGGGAAAAACTCCCTTTAGTCGAACTTCAGCGTAAAGCCCTTGCTGCGCCACCAACGCGTGATTTTATGAGTGCGTTGCGTCAAGGAAAAACAACCCCTGCACTTATTGCCGAGGTAAAAAAAGCTTCACCAAGCAAGGGGGTCTTTCGCGAAGATTTTGACCCTGTAGCGATCGCGCAATCGTATGCGCAAGGTGGTGCTAGCTGTCTTTCGGTACTGACGGATGAAAAGTTCTTTCAAGGCAGTTTTAATAATCTTGCCTTGATTCGTGGTGCAGTAGATCTACCACTTTTGTGCAAAGACTTCATTATCTACCCGTATCAAATGTACATGGCGCGAATTCGCGGTGCGGATGCGGTGCTGTTGATTGCTGCAATTCTGAGCGACCAGGATTTACAATACTTTGTCAAAATTGCAACTGCTTTAAAAATGGCAGTTTTAGTTGAAGTTCACACCCTACAGGAACTTGACCGCGTTTTGGCAATTGATGGCGTACAATTAGTTGGTATAAATAATCGCAACTTAGAAGATTTTACCGTAGATTTACAGACAACTTGCGCGTTACTAGAAGCACGCGGTGAAGAGTTGCGATCGCGGAATATCTTAGTCGTCAGCGAGTCAGGATTGCATACACCCGCAGATCTACAAGTTGTCGCTCGTGCAGGCGCAGCAGCGGTACTCATTGGCGAATCTTTGGTCAAGCAAAGCGATCCGCAAGCGGCGATCGCGGCTTTATTCACAACTCAGTAA
- a CDS encoding DUF5340 family protein: protein MQTIPLPSPIHYELLLQLLEQQTLSATSQNPTLREQVNQLIVTLRKAAAQQKQLEESCQQSQIAIESRWSLNHQ from the coding sequence ATGCAAACAATTCCCCTTCCTTCCCCCATTCACTACGAACTTTTGTTGCAGCTATTAGAACAACAGACACTATCCGCAACAAGTCAAAATCCAACTTTGCGCGAACAAGTGAATCAGCTGATCGTTACCCTGCGTAAAGCCGCCGCGCAACAGAAACAGCTAGAAGAAAGTTGTCAGCAGTCACAAATTGCAATTGAATCGCGGTGGTCACTGAATCATCAATAA